Proteins found in one Vulpes vulpes isolate BD-2025 chromosome 13, VulVul3, whole genome shotgun sequence genomic segment:
- the PLEKHF2 gene encoding pleckstrin homology domain-containing family F member 2 translates to MVDRLANSEANTRRINIVENCFGAAGQPLTIPGRVLIGEGVLTKLCRKKPKARQFFLFNDILVYGNIVIQKKKYNKQHIIPLENVTIDSIKDEGDLRNGWLIKTPTKSFAVYAATATEKSEWMNHINKCVTDLLSKSGKTPSNEHAAVWVPDSEATVCMRCQKAKFTPVNRRHHCRKCGFVVCGPCSEKRFLLPSQSSKPVRICDFCYDLLSTGDMATCQPARSDSYSQSLKSPLNDVSDDDDDDDSSD, encoded by the coding sequence ATGGTGGATCGCTTGGCAAACAGTGAAGCAAATACCAGACGTATAAATATAGTAGAAAACTGTTTTGGAGCAGCTGGTCAACCCTTAACTATACCTGGAAGGGTTCTTATTGGAGAAGGAGTATTGACTAAGTTGTGCAGAAAGAAGCCCAAAGCAAGgcagtttttcttatttaatgatATTCTTGTATATGGCAATATTGTCatccagaagaaaaaatacaacaaacaaCATATTATTCCCCTGGAAAATGTCACTATTGATTCCATCAAAGATGAGGGGGACTTGAGGAACGGATGGCTTATCAAGACACCAACTAAATCATTTGCAGTTTATGCTGCCACTGCCACTGAGAAATCCGAGTGGATgaatcacataaataaatgtgttaCTGATTTGCTCTCCAAAAGTGGGAAGACACCCAGTAATGAACATGCTGCTGTCTGGGTTCCTGACTCTGAAGCAACCGTATGTATGCGTTGTCAGAAAGCAAAATTCACACCTGTTAATCGTCGTCACCATTGCCGCAAATGTGGTTTTGTCGTCTGCGGGCCCTGCTCTGAAAAGAGGTTTCTTCTTCCAAGCCAGTCCTCTAAGCCTGTGCGGATTTGTGACTTCTGCTATGACCTGCTTTCTACGGGGGACATGGCCACGTGCCAGCCCGCCAGATCGGACTCTTACAGTCAGTCACTGAAGTCTCCTTTAAACGACGtatctgatgatgatgatgatgatgatagcagtGACTAA